TCGGAACTGGAGGGATGATGAGTTGCGGGATTTCATGTTTCACAAGGATGAAATCATCGTCACTCCGGCTGGTATGCGATCGGGTTGGCAGTGGTACGCGACGTCTGATGTCATCGTTATCACGCTGGACCCGGCTAAGGTTGAACGCTTTGCTCAGTCCGAGCTGGGCATGCTGCTTGACCCGCAGCAATTTCGGGATTTGCCGCAGTTCTCGGACCCTGATCTGTGCACGGCTGGCGTTATACTGCGCGACGCATTGGAATCGACCGACATGTCTTCAGTCGTGATGTTCGAAGCCATGAGCCGCGTATTCCTAGTGAAACTGCTCCAGAAATATGGAAAACGCCGGATCGAAGATGTTCAGTTGTCATCCCGCTTCACATCCCGGCATTACCAGCGCGTTTTGGCCTTTGTACAGAACCGGCTGGATCAGACCATAACCGTTGAGCAGCTCGCGACCGAGGCGGGAATGAGCCCTTCGCACTTCGCACGCATGTTCAAAGAGACGTTGGGCACGACCCCGATGCAATATGTCATGGCCTACCGAATTGAACAGGCGATGAAGATGATGCAAGACCAGCAGCGTCCTCTGGGTGATATCGCTTTGGAATGTGGCTTTTCCGATCAGGCTCATTTCACGCGCAGCTTTAAACAGGTGGTGGGACAAACCCCCAAGGCTTATCGCGCGGCCAACATGGCTTGATGCAGGATCATTCAAAAACACAGCAGTCCGGTGCAATCAAGTGAACCTCCGGCAACGTATCTCTTTCGTCATCGGGCTTGCGCCCATCCAGACAGACTTTGGGAGATATCGCGATGAAAACCCTCGCTCTGAATACCGCTGCGGCTTTAATGGCCTCGACAGCTGCCGTCGCACAGGTCGAAACCCGCATTGTCACCTTTGAGAATGAAGGTGCCACCCTATCCGGCACACTGTACCTACCCGAAGAACGCGGCGATGCACCTTTGCCAACGGTCGTGGTCACAGGGGCCTGGACCTCGGTACAAGAACAGATGCCGGCGAACTATGCCCGGGAAATGGCCGA
The Ruegeria sp. SCSIO 43209 genome window above contains:
- a CDS encoding helix-turn-helix transcriptional regulator, giving the protein MPSRYADIYPSEPLLNSDAIERPSAAGLMSVRYFRAEPDQMPEDVFKEHHVLLNLQTIPHRVRNWRDDELRDFMFHKDEIIVTPAGMRSGWQWYATSDVIVITLDPAKVERFAQSELGMLLDPQQFRDLPQFSDPDLCTAGVILRDALESTDMSSVVMFEAMSRVFLVKLLQKYGKRRIEDVQLSSRFTSRHYQRVLAFVQNRLDQTITVEQLATEAGMSPSHFARMFKETLGTTPMQYVMAYRIEQAMKMMQDQQRPLGDIALECGFSDQAHFTRSFKQVVGQTPKAYRAANMA